A single window of Plasmodium malariae genome assembly, chromosome: 8 DNA harbors:
- the PmUG01_08034400 gene encoding microtubule and actin binding protein, putative: protein MELDEQLESELTIHETHVHTDDKKNETRLNSLHINIKNNGCMHDTVEGKEREHLINSYQEDTYEKKKKKKECVLRYINNEGVSMISSYDHIINVNESSPSNVDIINIHEKAKTNYKIDISLSSNTSVKYTDQKANNINNDDNNLSDSANDLSQANVFLKEMKRANAVSSSLYDVNSSDNERKNLHLAYYSSECNFLPREKTNRSCHSSGSCRSNRPTRSNRSILSNRSIRSNRSIRSNRSIRSNRSNQSDRSNRSDRSNRSDRSNRSDRSNLSIQSNRSIQSNRSNRSNPSNRSIQSNRSIQSNLSIQSNPSIRSNLLNGLILPSEEKINTLKSLSYENNKKHEQARKFSIDKGNEPSGHNNDEAAMINSDNCNEDSDDDKEIKNILNVLENLKNYKFHDSDNFENDENYEHFDDKDGFNEENSSSHTDENGKDNYRKAANSLHDQNTPFLGNAHTFGSVNGNVDEYTKVNANANANTFASTNANANTLASTNANANTFASTNTNAKTKARDNKEYIDIPRIKDAYKKYAVLSNHFDEYELKERYIEQNNENRVTVQYICGQNDEEEKNSQDELLERNYDMMGDESYEQYDLDCNKKCTNEEEKRNIPNKSTSTSYGIHIKQIVNDEYVNNEFCSSSNYVKKKKKKKKDMDMDIGIEMEMHTEQDKNDEHNQKEEIILDAQSSNMMQNNCSSTDKKEAKVLEKIRKKKLLRDNVNNLKNKEQNYLNSSGDLNANVTNSNVTNYACTKTDRIDNNAHNVSDTTSTKNVYFQNKDLSEEIKNIMNVNNSVNEESNFEFDRYLNKLQNLKSLLHQENCASGHEDDSDVDGKDDKNNEEDGNDDDDDSSSNIRVSRDEQSDVGDKTEIEGREDEAEIDKVEERKKNKKRTKKVQKKEKKKKERERERERERERERESKRESEREGERESERESEREGERESERESERESHQDNQHDSQHQTTVQCRGEENSSVQNETNKYALRNSAKENSERSGARTLEIQVLVEKYKFLKNEMKNMQNKIVSYKKMEKTYHKSKEKYKNKLSMINEYEKKIDYIITDFNKLKEACTSKEKKLAKYEEITKYMNEQFCISKIQFENKMNEYVVFLKKKDSDIYMLKELIKEKEKIISFNENILKQYKNDIDDMLRQNIERVEHVKAKLKTQQSMIAEKNTKIQKMEQDVRIYIEKVNKMEGEIKTLEYQIDLDKEKQKVLKKNSEKEAEKNAKLTDELDQMNKENRELHYKVEHLLKNEKIILNDKNELVEWNKNLNKEIEKVRIEMNILLVEKEKVEEMYNMKKSEKIKIDQQVEILKEENERKDDELVKLKEMLSHLEKQNVELSEERDELNKKKEIETTEKENIQSIFEKANKEIEQYIREKKLLEEKVEELQKCKDAVVTRSEEDIKKLKEQITELEQKLDEENKLYCKEKEVIENLNEEKKKIIKECEKLKNKNKKITTKLKENKINNEENLNKIKREKEDFLEKEKDNFSEKVHSLELAFQQSYNEIHEQKNDLEMELKELKIINEDIKKNSKNLLNVNDVLIKEMKTYNEEKEKFIKGLNHIKQAYIKIKNENEQLKKDAFTYIKKEVQENYVPVDTHNNILTEQKRINLEKDMLRTQLKEKEALIINLNKENFEMNEQLGRITKENEDLNTNIKVKAKITEDVVLNVEVKLRDASAGVCKLKLDLNSKEEEIKKKTLEVKKIERDYKKLLDDYKTEKKNLVSKYENELDAYMSKCESTHTKYKKCEEEVKELKNKLNLKDEVIEYTHKEIEKIKEVFCNEYECKIKNVIEEKDKELYAMQKKYKELHEDNNVSKNEIIKLHKMLEEANKKIKKRDMEMYILLEENKKQKEKAAKKMNKVNELLNNIQKEYTDNIP, encoded by the exons atgGAATTGGATGAACAACTGGAAAGTGAGTTAACAATTCATGAAACACATGTTCATACGGAcgacaaaaaaaatgaaacacgCTTGAATAGtttacacataaatataaaaaataatggatGTATGCATGACACAGTTGAGGGGAAAGAACGAGAGcatttaattaattcttaTCAGGAGGATacgtatgaaaaaaaaaagaaaaaaaaagaatgtgtTTTACGTTATATTAACAATGAGGGAGTCTCTATGATCAGCAGTTATGATCATATAATCAATGTTAATGAATCTTCTCCCAGCAATGTGgacattattaatatacacGAAAAAGCGAAAACAAATTACAAGATTGATATATCATTAAGTTCTAACACGAGTGTAAAATATACAGATCAAAAAGCTAATAACATAAACAACgatgataataatttgtCAGATAGCGCAAATGATCTATCTCAAGCAAATGTGTTTTTGAAGGAGATGAAGAGAGCAAACGCTGTCTCTTCAAGTCTATATGATGTAAATTCTTCAGacaatgaaagaaaaaatttgcaCTTGGCATACTACTCTAGTGAATGCAATTTTCTGCCCAGGGAAAAAACGAACCGTTCGTGTCATTCGAGCGGATCATGCAGATCGAACCGTCCAACTCGATCAAACCGATCAATCCTATCAAACCGATCAATCCGATCGAACCGATCAATCCGATCAAACCGATCAATCCGATCAAACCGATCAAACCAATCAGACCGATCAAACCGATCAGACCGATCAAACCGATCAGACCGATCAAACCGATCAGACCGATCAAACCTATCAATCCAATCAAACCGATCAATCCAATCAAACCGATCAAACCGATCAAACCCATCAAACCGATCAATCCAATCAAACCGATCAATCCAATCAAACCTATCAATCCAATCAAACCCATCAATCCGTTCAAACCTTTTAAACGGTTTAATATTACCTAGTGAAGAAAAGATAAACACTCTCAAAAGTTTATCTTatgagaataataaaaaacatgaaCAAGCCAGAAAATTTAGCATTGACAAGGGAAATGAACCTTCTGGTCATAATAATGACGAAGCGGCTATGATAAACAGTGACAACTGTAATGAAGATAGTGATGATgacaaagaaataaaaaacatattaaatgtacttgaaaatttaaagaattataaatttcatgATTCGGacaattttgaaaatgacgaaaattatgaacattttGATGATAAAGATGGatttaatgaagaaaattcCAGCTCTCATACGGATGAAAATGGAAAGGATAATTATAGAAAAGCTGCTAATTCTCTTCATGATCAGAACACACCTTTCTTAGGAAACGCACACACATTTGGTAGTGTGAATGGAAATGTAGATGAATATACGAAGGTAAATGCAAATGCAAATGCAAATACGTTTGCAAGTACAAATGCAAATGCAAATACGCTTGCAAGTACAAATGCAAATGCAAATACGTTTGCAAGTACAAATACAAATGCAAAAACAAAAGCGCGTgataataaagaatatatagatattcCAAGGATAAAAGATGCATATAAGAAATATGCTGTTTTGAGCAACCATTTTGATGAATATGAACTAAAGGAAAGATatatagaacaaaataatgaaaacagAGTGACAGTTCAATACATTTGCGGACAGAACGATGAGGAAGAAAAGAACAGTCAAGACGAATTGCTTGAAAGGAATTATGATATGATGGGTGATGAGTCGTATGAACAGTATGACCTGGATTGTaacaaaaaatgtacaaacgaagaagaaaaaagaaacatacCAAATAAAAGCACATCAACATCATATGGTATACACATAAAACAAATTGTAAATGACGAATATGTAAACAATGAATTTTGTAGTTCATCgaattatgttaaaaaaaaaaaaaaaaaaaaaaaagacatggATATGGACATAGGGATAGAGATGGAAATGCACACAGAGCAGGACAAAAATGATGAGCACAATCAGAAGGAGGAAATAATATTAGATGCACAAAGTAGTAATATGATGCAAAACAACTGCTCCAGTACTGACAAAAAAGAGGCAAAAGTTTTAGagaaaatacgaaaaaaaaaacttctAAGAGATAATGTTAATAACTTGAAAAATAAGGAGCAAAATTACCTGAACAGTTCAGGTGATTTAAATGCAAATGTAACCAACTCAAATGTGACAAATTATGCATGTACAAAGACGGACAGAATAGACAATAATGCTCATAATGTCTCTGATACGACTAGTACTAAGaatgtatattttcaaaataaggACTTATCTGAGgaaatcaaaaatataatgaatgtAAACAATAGTGTAAATGAAGAAAGTAATTTTGAATTTGACCGTTATCTGAACAAGCTACAGAATTTGAAAAGTCTGCTTCACCAGGAAAATTGCGCCAGTGGGCATGAGGACGATAGCGATGTGGACGGTAAAGATGACAAAAATAATGAGGAGGATGGTAacgatgatgatgatgatagtagtagtaatattcGTGTAAGTAGAGATGAACAGTCTGACGTGGGTGATAAGACAGAAATTGAGGGAAGAGAAGATGAAGCAGAGATTGACAAAGTGGaagagagaaaaaagaacaaaaaaagaacaaaaaaggtacaaaaaaaggaaaaa aaaaaaaaggaaagggAAAGGGAAAGGgaaagagaaagagaaagagaaagagaGAGCAAAAGAGAGAGCGAAAGAGAGGGCGAAAGAGAGAGCGAAAGAGAGAGCGAAAGAGAGGGCGAAAGAGAGAGCGAAAGAGAGAGCGAACGGGAAAGTCATCAAGATAACCAACACGATAGCCAACACCAAACTACTGTTCAGTGTCGAGGGGAGGAAAACAGTAGTgtacaaaatgaaacaaataaGTATGCACTACGAAATAGTGCAAAGGAAAATTCAGAGCGTTCTGGCGCACGCACCCTAGAGATACAAGTGCTAGTCGAAAAGTacaagtttttaaaaaatgaaatgaaaaatatgcaaaataaaatagtgagctacaaaaaaatggaaaaaacatATCATAAGAGTAAAGAGAAATATAAGAACAAACTGTCAATGATTAATGAgtatgagaaaaaaattgattaCATTATAACAgattttaacaaattaaaagaagCATGTACaagtaaggaaaaaaagctagctaaatatgaagaaataacaaaatatatgaatgaacaattttgtattagtaaaatacaattcgaaaataaaatgaatgagTATGTtgtctttttaaaaaagaaggattcagatatatatatgcttaaagAACTgattaaagaaaaagaaaaaatcatttcttttaatgaaaatatacttaaacagtataaaaatgatatagaCGACATGTTAAGGCAAAACATAGAAAGAGTTGAACATGTTAAggcaaaattaaaaacgCAGCAAAGTATGATagcagaaaaaaatacaaaaatacaaaaaatggaacaagatgttagaatatatatagaaaaagtaaataaaatggagggtgaaataaaaacattagaGTATCAAATAGATCTAGATAAAGAGAAACAAaaggtattaaaaaaaaatagtgaaaaagaagcggaaaaaaatgcaaaattgACAGATGAGTTAGACCAaatgaataaagaaaataggGAGTTACATTACAAAGTAGagcatttattaaaaaatgaaaaaattatattgaaCGATAAAAACGAATTAGTTGAATGGAACAAGAACCTGAACAAAGAGATAGAAAAGGTTAGGATCGAAATGAATATACTTCTAgtggaaaaggaaaaagtagaagaaatgtataatatgaaaaagtcAGAAAAGATTAAAATAGACCAACAGGTAGAAATACTGAAGGAAGAAAATGAACGGAAGGATGATGAACTAGtcaaattaaaagaaatgcTGTCCCATCTAGAAAAACAAAACGTTGAACTAAGCGAAGAGAGGGATGAACtgaataaaaagaaagaaatagaaactacagaaaaggaaaatatacaGAGCATTTTTGAGAAAGcaaataaagaaatagaaCAATACATACGTGAAAAGAAGTTATTGGAAGAGAAAGTAGaagaattacaaaaatgCAAAGATGCTGTAGTTACTAGGAGTGAAGAGGATATTAAAAAGTTGAAAGAACAGATAACAGAGTTAGAACAAAAACTGGAtgaggaaaataaattatattgtaaagaaaaagaagtaatagaaaatttaaatgaagaaaaaaaaaaaattattaaagaatgtgaaaaattgaaaaataaaaataaaaaaattacaaccaaattgaaagaaaataaaataaataatgaagaaaatttaaataaaattaaaagagaaaaagaggATTTCcttgaaaaggaaaaggataATTTTTCGGAAAAGGTTCATTCACTCGAATTAGCTTTTCAGCAGTCATATAACGAAATACATGAACAAAAGAATGACTTAGAAATGGAATTAaaggaattaaaaataataaatgaagatataaagaaaaactcGAAAAATCTTCTAAATGTAAATGATGTGTtgataaaagaaatgaaaacatACAATGAGGAGaaggaaaaatttattaaaggGTTAAACCACATTAAACAAGcttatatcaaaataaaaaatgaaaatgaacaACTCAAAAAAGATGCTTTtacatatatcaaaaaagaaGTACAAGAGAATTACGTTCCTGTCGATAcgcataataatatattaacagagcaaaaaaggataaatttagaaaaagacATGCTCAGGACGCAACTGAAGGAGAAGGAGGCGCTCATAATAAACCTGAATAAGGAAAACTTCGAAATGAATGAACAATTGGGAAGAATAACGAAGGAAAACGAGGATCTAAACACAAACATAAAGGTCAAGGCGAAGATTACGGAGGATGTGGTGCTCAACGTGGAGGTGAAACTGCGAGACGCTAGTGCAGGcgtgtgt AAGTTGAAGCTGGACTTGAACAGCAAAGAAgaagagataaaaaaaaagacgtTGGAGGTCAAGAAAATAGAGAGGGACTACAAAAAGTTATTAGACGATTACAAgacagaaaagaaaaatttagtttcaaaatatgaaaatgagTTAGATGCATACATGAGCAAGTGCGAATCTACCCATACAAAGTATAAGAAGTGTGAGGAAGAG GTTAAggaactaaaaaataaactgaACTTGAAGGACGAAGTAATAGAGTACACCCATAaggaaattgaaaaaattaaggaagTGTTCTG TAACGAATACgaatgcaaaataaaaaatgttatagaAGAAAAGGATAAGGAATTATATGCAATGCAGAAGAAGTATAAGGAGCTGCATGAAGACAACAAC GTAAgtaaaaacgaaataataaaattacacaAAATGTTGGAGGaggcaaataaaaaaataaaaaagagagaCATGGAAATGTACATACTACTtgaagaaaacaaaaaacaaaaagaaaaggcTGCCAAGAAAATGAACAAGGTGAATGAATTgctaaataatatacaaaaggAATATACAGACAATATTCCTTAA